From one bacterium genomic stretch:
- a CDS encoding M20/M25/M40 family metallo-hydrolase produces the protein MSTERVHRYIDKHRDESLEILKTLIRQPSISAQDVGVKECARLLSGIMKDLGIPSEVIETPTQPVVYGEITRDPKSHTLLLYGHYDVQPPEPLDLWHSPPFEPTVRDGRLYGRGTGDNKGQLITHVLAAKAWLEAAGGPPINLKFIFEGEEESGSGGLAEFVRKHRSRLAADLVYVSDGGLHPTGAPVISLGNRGIVGITLIAQGADRDNHSGNKGGVAPNPVWMLAHLLSTMVDPAGRVLIEGFYDNVRPVGLVEERLLAGMEYDSQAFAATMGLDTLPMDGPTYWKRIMLEPYFNISGFASGYVGPGSKTIIPTKAECRIDVRLVVDQKTGEIFEKVKAHVARVDPRVAVLARGFGAMEASRTAPDHPAVAVVAGAIRAVRGVEPFVNLCSGGSLPNAVWPTVLGVDHIGVPYANADEGNHGPNENLSLERFYDGIHVSAEVYQALADAHGTAR, from the coding sequence ATGTCCACTGAGCGTGTTCACCGCTACATTGACAAACACCGCGATGAGTCGCTGGAGATCCTCAAGACCCTGATCCGCCAGCCCAGCATCAGCGCGCAGGATGTGGGCGTCAAGGAGTGTGCCCGGCTGCTGTCAGGGATCATGAAGGACCTTGGGATTCCATCCGAGGTGATCGAAACGCCGACGCAGCCTGTTGTCTACGGCGAGATCACGAGGGACCCCAAGTCCCATACGCTGCTTCTCTACGGACACTATGACGTGCAGCCGCCCGAGCCGCTGGATCTGTGGCACAGCCCGCCGTTTGAGCCCACCGTGCGCGACGGCCGGCTCTACGGTCGGGGCACAGGCGACAACAAGGGGCAGTTGATCACGCACGTGCTGGCGGCAAAGGCCTGGCTGGAGGCCGCCGGCGGTCCTCCGATCAACCTCAAGTTCATTTTCGAGGGAGAGGAGGAGTCGGGATCAGGAGGCCTGGCGGAGTTCGTGCGGAAGCACAGGTCGCGATTGGCAGCGGATCTGGTCTACGTCTCCGACGGCGGTCTGCATCCTACGGGAGCCCCGGTAATCTCCCTTGGGAACCGGGGGATTGTGGGGATCACGCTGATCGCCCAGGGCGCCGACCGCGACAACCACTCCGGCAACAAGGGCGGAGTAGCACCCAACCCTGTCTGGATGCTGGCCCACCTGCTCTCGACCATGGTGGATCCTGCGGGCCGCGTGCTCATCGAGGGGTTCTACGATAACGTGAGACCGGTAGGTCTGGTGGAGGAGCGGCTCCTGGCCGGGATGGAGTACGATTCCCAGGCGTTCGCCGCCACGATGGGTCTGGATACCCTGCCCATGGACGGCCCCACCTACTGGAAGCGGATCATGCTGGAGCCCTACTTCAACATCAGCGGCTTCGCGAGCGGCTATGTGGGCCCGGGATCCAAGACCATCATCCCCACGAAGGCCGAGTGCCGCATTGATGTTCGGCTGGTGGTGGACCAGAAGACCGGAGAGATCTTCGAAAAGGTGAAAGCGCACGTCGCCCGCGTGGATCCCCGGGTGGCGGTGCTGGCCCGTGGTTTCGGAGCAATGGAAGCCAGCCGCACCGCTCCCGACCACCCGGCGGTGGCGGTTGTGGCGGGCGCGATCCGGGCGGTGCGGGGAGTCGAGCCGTTCGTAAACCTGTGCTCCGGCGGCAGCCTGCCCAATGCTGTCTGGCCCACGGTGCTGGGAGTGGATCACATAGGCGTGCCGTACGCCAACGCCGACGAGGGCAACCACGGCCCCAACGAAAACCTGAGCTTGGAGCGCTTCTACGACGGTATCCACGTGAGCGCCGAGGTCTACCAGGCGCTGGCCGATGCCCACGGCACGGCGAGGTAG
- a CDS encoding cupin domain-containing protein has product MNEENRSYTLVPDLAALAEAPAESILSRTIYKDGQVKAILFAFAAGQELSEHTASTAAIIHILQGEARLKLGADDLDASSGAWIHMPPQLPHSLYARTPVLMLLLLLPQP; this is encoded by the coding sequence ATGAACGAAGAGAACCGGAGCTACACGCTCGTCCCAGACCTCGCCGCCCTCGCGGAAGCGCCGGCCGAGAGCATCCTCAGCCGAACGATCTACAAAGACGGGCAGGTGAAGGCCATACTCTTCGCCTTCGCCGCCGGCCAGGAGCTCTCCGAACACACCGCCTCGACCGCGGCGATAATCCACATTCTGCAGGGAGAGGCCCGACTGAAGCTGGGCGCCGATGACCTCGATGCATCCTCCGGCGCATGGATCCACATGCCACCGCAGTTGCCCCACAGTCTCTACGCGCGCACCCCGGTCCTGATGCTTCTCTTGTTGCTGCCGCAGCCCTGA